DNA sequence from the Pecten maximus unplaced genomic scaffold, xPecMax1.1, whole genome shotgun sequence genome:
AAGTCATCAATAAAAGGCAAACAATAATCCATGGATAATGAGGTACCAAAAATCCTTGGATAATGTGGTATTATTAATCAATGGATAATGAGGTTCGACAACTATTCTACATTATGTTATAAGTCATCAATAAAAGGCAAAAAATAATCCATGGATAATGAGGTACCAAAAATCCTTGGATAATGTTGTATTATTAATCCATGGATAATGAGGTTCAACAACTATTCTACATTATGTTATAAGTCATCAATAAAAGGCAAAAAATAATCCATGGATAATGACAAGGCGCCAAAATATCATAATTGGCGACTGGATTTACAAAAAATGTCACTTTGAGCTCTTAAACATCCTCATCACTTTTTTCTTTATGGTCTCCCAGTTTCTCTTATGTATAAAACCATGTTGCTTCCTGCTCCTACTAATCGCAGAGTTGCATTCCTTCATGCCTGGATTCTTCTTCGATGAAAAATTAACTTGGAATAATTGTAGAAGTTCTTGTTCTTCCTCTGATGTCCAAGCTTTACGTGTTTCGTTACATTTCCTCTTTTTTGCTTTCGAGGGCTCGTCTATTaagataaaatattcaaatactaATTCAATTGATAACTCCTATAAACATAAAACGCACCTGCAATAAATGTTTTCAGCATAATTACacctatattatataacaaggCACTacaaatgataaacaaatactttcatttataaatcaataaaaccCAA
Encoded proteins:
- the LOC117319229 gene encoding uncharacterized protein LOC117319229, translating into MNNQGIQEPPNAQRNQEQQEAASSSAATSSASTSSAATSSASTFEIEEEESWGIEEYIEDEPSKAKKRKCNETRKAWTSEEEQELLQLFQVNFSSKKNPGMKECNSAISRSRKQHGFIHKRNWETIKKKVMRMFKSSK